One stretch of Clostridiales bacterium DNA includes these proteins:
- the dnaJ gene encoding molecular chaperone DnaJ — MAKSYYEILGVSKTASDDELKSAFRKLARQYHPDLHPGDEAAANKFKEVNEAYETLSDATKRAEYDAAQAGGGSGAGAGAGFGGQGGAHGGQGGSFFDDFVNMFSGDGRRSAQGGASSNGGDISLNVALTFEEAAFGTQKEITVNRFEPCATCRGTGAKGGTQFIKCTNCGGSGKVRYAQETPFGRVVSMKPCNVCGGSGRIIKEPCQACGGRGSIRKNSNLRITFPPGVEPNQIMTIPGEGERTRTGAKAGNLILNITVQPHKLFRRKGLDLLVDLPISFTQALLGDKVLVPTLKGNKIAFSLPEGAQSGMTFKLKEQGIENPKKGLKGDLLVSIDIELPKNLSKEQKQKIKELHESLKPEQYDKAREFVKK, encoded by the coding sequence ATGGCAAAAAGTTATTATGAAATATTGGGAGTGTCGAAAACCGCAAGCGACGACGAGCTTAAATCGGCTTTCCGTAAGCTTGCTCGTCAATACCATCCCGACCTTCATCCCGGTGACGAAGCCGCCGCAAACAAGTTCAAAGAGGTAAACGAAGCCTACGAAACGTTGTCCGACGCAACGAAACGCGCCGAGTACGACGCCGCTCAGGCGGGCGGTGGCAGCGGCGCAGGCGCCGGTGCGGGCTTCGGCGGTCAAGGCGGAGCGCACGGCGGACAGGGCGGTAGCTTTTTCGACGACTTCGTAAATATGTTCAGCGGCGACGGTCGCCGCAGTGCTCAGGGTGGCGCAAGCTCGAACGGCGGCGACATTAGTCTTAACGTTGCGCTTACGTTTGAAGAAGCCGCTTTCGGCACACAAAAGGAAATCACAGTCAATCGGTTTGAGCCGTGCGCCACGTGCCGCGGTACGGGCGCCAAGGGCGGTACGCAGTTCATTAAATGTACGAACTGCGGCGGCAGCGGTAAGGTCCGTTACGCACAGGAAACGCCGTTCGGCAGGGTCGTCAGCATGAAGCCCTGTAACGTTTGCGGCGGTTCTGGCAGAATTATAAAAGAGCCCTGCCAAGCTTGTGGCGGCAGGGGTTCTATCAGGAAAAATTCCAACCTCAGAATTACTTTCCCGCCCGGCGTAGAGCCTAACCAGATCATGACCATTCCCGGCGAGGGAGAACGCACTCGTACGGGCGCAAAAGCGGGCAATCTTATCCTTAACATAACGGTTCAGCCGCATAAGCTGTTCCGCAGAAAAGGTCTTGACTTGCTCGTTGATCTTCCTATTTCGTTCACTCAGGCGTTATTGGGCGATAAAGTGCTCGTTCCTACGCTAAAAGGCAATAAAATAGCGTTCTCGCTTCCGGAAGGCGCGCAGAGCGGTATGACCTTTAAGCTCAAAGAACAGGGTATCGAAAACCCGAAAAAAGGCTTGAAAGGCGATTTGCTCGTATCGATCGATATCGAATTGCCTAAAAACCTTTCAAAAGAGCAAAAACAAAAAATCAAAGAACTTCACGAAAGCTTAAAACCCGAACAGTACGATAAAGCGCGTGAGTTCGTAAAAAAATAA